Part of the Lycium ferocissimum isolate CSIRO_LF1 chromosome 6, AGI_CSIRO_Lferr_CH_V1, whole genome shotgun sequence genome, CCCAAAtctgtaccagtcatttccccATAGAATGCCTATGCCTGAGGATGCTGACATTGAAGAAGGGATAAGGATGTTATTCCAAGAGGAAGATTGCTCCGTGATTCTGGAAGAGTGTCTTTGAAGCACCCAGCATCAGAGAGACAGAATCGGGCGAGCAGTTATCCAACTGGACCTCTACCCCGCTACTGGCTCCTCGgtagagaaagatgaatttatttttgaaaatgaggGGAATTGGTCGAGGCCCGATTACTCACCCTCTTTGTCACTTACATACCTCGtaatgtttttaaaaatgaaaatggctTGGTCTGagccaggaccacagtttgtacttctaaatatttttaaattaatgaaagcctcagtttattaaaatagttttattTGTTACATACATGTTTTACACTAACATATTTTGCCTTGAATATCTTTTcagtaataaaaacaataaagcaaccttaaatgtcatgacatgctGCGAAACGAATGAGTCAGGCAgcagagaagaagaagaatgtgaGGAATATGATGAGACCACAATGCTACCCGAGGGTCTCACAGAGGAAGTAGAACAATTGGAGAATGATCAGAAGCTGAACTTAGACAAAACAGATTCCATAAATCTAGGTGATGAAGAGGATGTCAAAGAAATAAGGATAAGCGCACACCTAGATACCCCTCTCAAAGAAGAATTGATAAGTTTACTAAGGGAGTACGTGTCTTTGCATGGTCATACGCCGACATGTCAGGGCTAAGTACCAGCATAGTGTCTCACAGGCTACCTATCAATGAGGGTTTTGCTCTATTAAAGCAAAAGACCCGACAATTCAAATCGGATCTTAGTATCTGAATCAAAGAAAAGGTGGAAAAACAGATTGAGTCAAGAGTGGTGGAAGTGACATCATACCCTACATGGTTAGCCAATATAGTTCCGGTACCCAAGAAAGACGACAAAATAAGAATCTGCGTGGATTACCGAGATCTTAACAAGGCTAGCTCAAAGGATAATTTtccactcccaaacatccacatactcataGACAATTGTGCCAAGCAAGAGCTACAATCATTTGTGGATTATTTCGCCGACTGCCACTAGATCGATAGAGAGGATGCCGAGAAAATAGTCTTCATCATCCCATGGGGAGTGTGCCACTGCAGGGTAATGTCCTTGGGCCTCAAGAACGCCGGTGCAACATACATGAGGCCAATGACCACTATTTTCCACGACATGATCCATATAGAGATTGAAGTCTATGTGGACAATGTCATTATCAAGTCAAGGGAAAGTTCGAAGCATACCACACACTTGAGAAAATTCTTCGACAGACCCCGAAAGTTTAATTTGAAGTTGAACCAGGCCAAATGTGCGTCGGAGTATCGGCTGGAAAGTTACtgggattcatagtcagccgaagaggcatagagctagacccaacaaagatcaaagcaatccaagagTTGCCTCCTCCCCAAactaagaaagaagtcatgagcttcCTGGGAAGGTTAAATTACATTGGGCGGTTCATAGCTCAATCCACCATCATTATGGAGCCCATCCTCAAACTTCTGAAAAAGGATGCTCCTACAAAATGGACGGAGGAATGCCAAGAGGCACTCGACACTATCAAGAGATACTTGTCCAACCCACCAGTCCTGGCACTAAAGACCTGGGAGCCCTTTGCTGCTATACTTGTCAGTTGCTGAAAAGGCCTTCGGGTGCGTGTTAGGATAGCATGATGAAGAAGGGAAAAAGGAGCGTGCCATTTATTATCTGAGCAAAAAGTTCACAGCCTGTGAAGCAAGGTACATGCTAGTAGAAAAAACCTGATGTGCTCTAACTTGGGTAGCTCAGAAATTGAGGCATTATTTGTCTTCATATACCACTCACCTTATATCCAAGATGGATCCGTTGAGATACATATTCCGTTAGCCCATGCCTATCGGAAAGTTGGCCAAATGGCAGATGCTGTTGAGTGAATTCGACATTGTGTACATAGCCCAGAAAGCCGTCAAAGGACAGGCCTTGGCTGACTTACTAGCCGCAAGCCCGGTAGATGAAGAGCTTGAACCACTTCGCACCCATTTTCCAGATGAAGGGGTGTTAGCTATAGAAGAAGGAGCAACAGAATCCTATACTGGCTGGAAATTGTTCTTTGACGGAGCAGTGAATTACAAAGGTTCCGGAATCGGAGCGGTCTTGATATCAGAAAATGGGCAACACTACCCCATGGCCGCTAAGCTCAAATTCCGttgtaccaacaacatggctgaaTATGAAGCCTGCATCCTAGGTCTCAGAATTGCACTAGATATGGACATCAATGAATTACTGGTCATTAGAGATTCTGACTTGTTGATTCATCAAGTGCGAGGTGAATGGGCCGCTAAGAATGACAAGATCTTAGCATATGTGAACGTGGCACAAAGATTGTGAAAGAAATTCAGAAAGATTGAGTTTTGACATACGCCAAGGGCTCAGAATGAATTTGCTGATGCACTAGCCACAATAGCGTCAATGATCCAGCATCCTGAAAGCAGTCACATCGATCCGCTAAGGATAAGTCTAAAAGAAGAACATGCCTACTATTTCCATATGGAAGCTAAGCCAAATGGCAAGCCATGGTACAACGACATCAAAATGTATCTGGAAGGATGGGAATACCTCGAAGGCATTACAAATGGACAAAAGAAGACCATCCAAAGAATGGCGAATGTTTTCTTCCTAAACAAAGAGGTGTTGTACAAACGGACGGATTTGGGTCTACTTAGATGTGTAGATGCCGAAGCCACCAAACTTCTAGAAGAAGTACATGCGGGgacatgtggaccccatatGAATGGATTCATACTAGAAAAGAAGATTCTCCGAGCAGGTTACTATTGGATGACTATGGAGAGTGACTGCTGCAAATATGTGCAAAGGTGCCATCAGTGCCAGATCCACGGTGATTTGATCAAGGTCCCTCAAGTAAGCTTAATGTTATGAGCTCCCCATGACCTTTCGTtgcttggggcatggatgttATTGGACCCATTGAACCAACAACCTCAAATGGCCACCGGTTCATTTGGTTGCCGTTGACTAtttcaccaagtgggtggaagcaaCGTCTAACAAATTAGTAACAAAGAAAGCAGTGGTAGACTTCATGCGAAACCACATCATATGCAAATTCGGTGTGCTCAAGTCCAACATAACAAATAACAGAGAAAATATGAATTGTCACCTGATGAAGGATATCTGTGAGCAATTCAAGATCACCCATCGATACTCAACAGCTTACCGGCCATAAATGAACAGAGTCGTAGAAGCagccaacaaaaatatcaagagGACATTGAGGAAGATGACTGATAATCATAAGGGTGTGCATGAGAAGTTGTCTTATGCCTTATTGGGATACCGTACTACGACTAGAACTTTAATAGGAGCAACTCCATACTTGCTGGTCTATGAAACTGAGGCAGTCATACCCGCCGAAGTTGAGATACCTTCCCTAAGAATCATTCAGGAAGCGGAGTTGGACAATGCTGAATGGGTCCGAGCTCGATATGAACAACTAGCTTTAATTGACGAGAAAAGGATAGTTGTCGTATGCCACGGTCAATTGTACCAGCAAAGGATGGCTAGAGCTTTCAACAAGCGAGTCAGAGCTAGACTCTTTCAGATCGGACAACTGGTGCTCAAAAGGATTTTTCCACATCAGGATGAATACAAAGGGAAGTTTTCTCCCAATTGGCAAGGTCCTTATGTAGTCCGCAAAGTACTCTCCGGAGGAGTAGTAGTATTGGCAGAAATGGATGGACAAGAGTGGCCAAAGCCGATCAACTTAGATGCAATCAAGCGCTACTATGCATGAAGAAGGAGCTTCTCAGTTTGTAATAGTACTCTTTGCTTGTAATTGTTATTCTATTTGCTTGTATTAGTTGtttccttttgcttgtaattttTTGTAATGGATAGGCAAAACAAAACAACTTTTGTAAcatgaactacgttcgacctgaattcctACTACCACAGGATATATAGGCCCTCTTTGAGCTCGGTcacatcaaaagaaaaaagcaaaaaaaccCCAAAGCCACTTATAGGACTTCACAAATGAAGGGACCCGCACGCCCCGCCGGGGTAAATTTTTTTAGAGGATCTCAAAATTCGCGCCGTCAAGCCACTACAAAAAGACTAACCCAAGAAAGCGGGGGCCTAGGAAATTTCGAgtctaacaaaatttaaaaagatttggAATGAGAATTCGTAGATCGAGATTTAAACTGGGATAGAGTTTTTTTAGGAAAGGTCTAAAAAATTCCGCGCCATCAAAAACTACAAAGTCACGGAAGAAAGGACCTCCCTCATTCAAGgcacatgtcatgacaattaataatgcttttatttttctaaaaattagatACCTTTACGGtaaatttacaaaaaatgatCTTCGGcataataaaaataaactttttgaGAAAATACTCCAAAAAATTCCGGATAAGCCGAATGCAAAATCCCAACATGGATCAACTTAAAAAGGAAAACTAACCCATTTCTTATGCGCAGAAGACATCGGAAGGCGATCTCTTTTTTCTAACCTTACTTCATGTGCAAGAAATGTTTCATAAATTAGATAACCTTATGGTGGAATCTATACAAAAATCAAGGTTTTAACTACCATAATGAAAGAGCCACAAggtttaaaatttgaataccATGAGAGTTAAGTATCCAGCCATGAGGGCTATGAAAGATTTTGAATGCCAAAAGGGCGAATATCCAGCCAAACGGATCAAAAGGATCGAAATGCCGTAAGGGcaaatatctagccacgagAGCTACGAAAAATTAAAGCGTCATAAGGACAAATATCTAGCCACAATGGCAAATGTTTCGAAACGCTTCATGTAAGGACAAATACTAAGGCCAcggtccaaaaaaaaaaaaagagaatgccGACGAATATCCAGCCATAAGGAATATATAAAAGGATCGAAAGCcataaggaaaaatattaacTACGAAAGAAAAGGCTATAAGGGCAAACATAAAGGCTAAGAAAGGATCGAAATGCCATAAGGGCAAATATCTAACAACAAGGGCTATGAAAGATTAAAGCGTCAAAAGGATGAATATCTAGCCACAAGGGCTATCAAAGGATGAAACGCCacaaaggaaaaatattaaGCCACAAAAACGAAAGGCCATAATGGTTTGGCCAATGGGGTCGTAGTAAAACAAAAGGGCATATTCGACCACGAAGGTCAAATCTCACACTACGGATGAAAGAAAGATCATCCAGCCACAAGGGCCATATCTGTTATCTCCATCATATTTCCTATTGCCAAGAGGGCAAATGCACGTTTATTTTCCTGCTGCTAAGAggaccattcatacaaatatgccaagagggccattcatacaaacatgctgagagggccattgcacgtttattttcctgctgccaagagggacattcatacaaacataccaagagggtcattcatacaaacatgcaaAGGggtccattcatacaaacattctGAAAGGGCTattgcacgtttattttcctgctgccaagagggctattcatacaaacatgccaagagggccattcatacaaacatgccaagaaggtcattcatacaaacatgccaagaaggccattcatacaaacataccAAGAGGGCATTTATTTCAATTGCCAAGAAGGCAATGCACATAAGTTGCTGGATATAGCAAGACAACAAGACGATATAAATTCGGTCAGATGACCGCAGTATTCGTCATCCAAAAAATTGACGTTACTCAGCAGATGGAAGCAGATATGTAGTCTCCAGATAGAGCAAGTTGATCAAATCAAATCCAGACAGATTACGGAGCAAACGTGAAAttttttcttacgcagccggtTGAGATaaggtgcccatgagagtcaagctctccggccaaGACTTGGAAGATCACTCCTCACCATGCTCAGCCACataaattttcttatttgcttatgtgctttgtctatttttttattatttcgtaACCGGTCGGACACACACCAGAACACACAAAGGCCTTCCCACATAAGGGATATACTTTTCCTCCGATcaagtcgaactacaagtgacttgattcccCAAGAATAGGGATATGTAAGCGGACTCAATGCCAGAGAGTCAATCACACTCCTACCAATCACACCAGACTTCCTAGCTTGACAACCGAGGGATCTGAGAATTGGTTTAGTTTGCATTTAGAAGTCATAATTGATTCAAACTACaaatggcctgaattctcatgaaacctgagatatgtaggaagcccagAAACTAGGGTGTGGCCATATATTTTGAAACTTGCATAAAAATGAGGGCAATATGACTTGGGTCAGTCAAAAatcagggttagtcaaatttcattGCTCCGGaatggtcccgccatccccgaacatGGAAGGggaagttgttgacacctaatttttaacctcccataatttattttaattgctcAAAGTACTTGAATATTAAATGGAgtaataaatgttttttttagaaaaaaaatcaagatggTTTTATAAGCTatatagataatattttacctttactgtttggtaaaataatttatataataaatcatttggaaattacTTTACCGCAATTGATGATGCATTTTACTAATTTCAAAGAAAATAGTGTAAAAtagctatttatttaattgtgcaATTATCATAAATTAATCAGCAAACATTTACCccattttaattcaaggaaattgacttgattaaaataaataatcatttttacctCCTAAGTTTTATTTCTGCGTACTCCATTTATATGGGCAATTCtcaaattaattatgattaatttagATAATTAATTATAGTTATATTCAtaaattgtttattatatgTTTAATCATGGCCGCAATTAAAATAATCAATTAGTTGGTCAAATAGAGCCATAATTGAAAATAGCAAATTCATGctttaattcaattaaggcTAGAGGTCTTTAAGTTCAATAATCttgtgaaaaaaatattttttcttgcttttaaattaattggttgtttagttttaattaattttttagtaAATCGGTCCCTTTAAATTTTTACATACTTATTAATTTGcattttttgttatatatatatatatatatatatatatatatatatatatatatatatatatatatatatatatatatatatgtttatatatatatatatatacaaaattaggccgcctttctcttcttttaaaTGGGAGCGAGTCCAGCCCAATAGGGCCAGACTCGGCCGAAGTTGTTTTCTAAATGGGCAAAGCCCCATCCCCATTTCTCAGTTGGCATACAAATGACCCTTATAGAGTTGGAAGGGTTTCCTTCATAACCGCCGCGGGGCCACCTTCTCTTTCCTCTCGTCATCTCGCCATTTTGGCAAGGATGCAGAGCTTGTAAGGCTTTAACAGGCCTAGTGAGTCGATTTTAGGCAACGCATTAATTGCCTCATTCGATTTTCACCCAACTCTACCCAAACGAGGTGTTATCTCATCCATGTTAccatgttttctttatttttttgaacgTTGAACGTTGATAATCTACCatgctttaattatttttggttgtttatGGGTTTTGAGCCTATGAATCTCATTGGTCCATGAAGAACCAATGGATCGACCTTCAAGGTTGAGATCTAACCCTTCGTTTATTTTTTCATCTAATCCTAACCCTACAATGCATACGTGAGGAGGAAACCCCTAAAGAAGGGAGTTATCCCACATCGGCTAAAGAGGGTTTTTGGGGCTTTGAGGTTTTCTATTTAAGAAACATATTTCCTTTGTTGTAGAACAAGTTTGAGCATATTTTTAAATAGATATATACTCATTAGACTCGAAATACTTaaacattttttcaaaaaaaaaaaactatttgaaatgtttaaaattCTCTGAGTCAAGTAAagttttaagaaaagaaaggggaatttattctctttgtttttgtttgcTGGGTTCTGTGGCTTGAGTTTTGGGTTAGGAGGAGCAAAATCTCCAAGTTTAAATCTCGATTAGAGGCTGCACTCGCAAAAGGTGGTAAACTCTTCTTTCATTTAGTTTGCTTATTTATGAGTATGGAAGCTGTTAGTATAATTGTCTTTTAATTTGAGTTAGGCTTATACATGTTAGGCTAGGTTATgtctatttattttcttgtttgtttgttgattcAGTCATGTATTTAATATTTGCTTAGTTTCCAGTTAAATATGATTAGTTTAAGTTCATTAAGGcttaattttttgatttatgtgacattagaaactagatgaaaatttttctcttttttgaacTCGTtaggtatattttttttttttttttttttccattaaagAGATCTGTTTGCTTGTTAAATGCTTAATAATAAGAGGATACATGGTTAGTTAATCTATATAGGATAGACTAAGAAGATAATGGTTCACACTTAGCTAATTGAagttttcatttaaaaaaaggCAGTTGGTTTGTGATGAAATGTATTATGTCCTATCTAAACTAGAGTGTCCTTTAAGCTAAGCTTTGTCCACTAATAAGGTAAATAGGGATGAACTACCGAGAGAGGTTTGTTTGATAGTTGAAGTTGGTTAAAACCTGGCACACCTAGAGTAAAGTTGGATGCCTAATTTAAAAGGTTCTTTCATAAATGTTTAAGTGTACAGAGTTTAAGCTTGGTTGTTTATTTAGAAATGTTCCTAGGATGATAATCTGCTAGCTTAGAGGGAGGTTAAATGTGTATATATGGTTTGGACACAATGACCTATTTGCAAATGTGCTAGCCTTTCTGATAAATATCTCTGTGGATGTTGCTTATTTTGGCCAAGTCTAAATTTTTTTAGTAATAGTTCAATGATCAATGGGGTTTGAATTAGCAGTTTATTTGTTTTGATATCATGGCTTGTTATGGAGAAAGACTTAATGATTAGACCAATTTGATTAATTTGCAATAGTGGTTAGCCCTTTCTCTCTAACATTCGGTTCCCCTAGTCTAATTCATAATAATATTAGTAGGAATTTATTGTTTGGACTATATAGTTGATTAAGCGATGCGAGACTTTGCTTATGAAATCTGGGAATGTACTAGATAATTGTGATGAATTATGATTAGATATGGTTTAGTAAACTAACTATTTGTATTATGTGCAACTTCTAGTTAGTCATGTTTGGctattttgtttcattttaaaaagtGAAAGTTTATGTCatatgtagttgtgatttgACTTTGATTAATGACATGCCTAGATTTCACTTAagtcatgtttttttttctttaaaaagagaaagggagaaaataaatgtgttttGAATAAGCTGCTAGAATCTAGGATGAAAAGTTGTTTTCTTAACTAAATATTTCCACATATAGT contains:
- the LOC132061403 gene encoding uncharacterized protein LOC132061403, whose protein sequence is MNRVVEAANKNIKRTLRKMTDNHKGVHEKLSYALLGYRTTTRTLIGATPYLLVYETEAVIPAEVEIPSLRIIQEAELDNAEWVRARYEQLALIDEKRIVVVCHGQLYQQRMARAFNKRVRARLFQIGQLVLKRIFPHQDEYKGKFSPNWQGPYVVRKVLSGGVVVLAEMDGQEWPKPINLDAIKRYYA